GTACGAGCAGCTGCTTCATCACGTCAGACTCCTGCTGGATTCGGTGGTGGTGGCCGGCAGCATGCTAGACTGCGGCCGTCACGAGAGGCGCAATTTTACACCAAGCAACGGTGTCCGCGTCCACTGTATCGCCCGGGAAATGGCGGGAAATCTGTCGAAACCCGGTCATTCGGACCGCCAACTGGATTCGCACGCATGCTGGACTACCGTCATACCCGCTTCCTGACCTCGGCCAATGGTCGCGAGGGCTTTCCGGCACCGGTCGGACCGGAGATCGCTTTCGCCGGACGCTCGAATGCCGGCAAATCCAGTGCCATCAACAAGATCACCGGGGTCAACGGGCTGGCGCGGACCTCGAAGACGCCGGGTCGCACCCAGCTGATCAATTTCTTCCAGGTCGATGACACCCGCCGCCTGGTCGACCTGCCGGGTTATGGCTTTGCCAAGGTGCCCGACAAGGTGCAGGCCCACTGGCGAGGTCTGATGGAGGGGTACCTGGGCGAGCGCGAACCGCTGGCCGGGATCATCCTGATCATGGACATTCGCCACCCCCTGAAGCCGTTTGACGAGCAGATGCTCGACTGGGCGGAGTTCTCGGGCATTCCGGTGCATGCCTTGCTGACCAAGGCAGACAAGCTGACCCGCAACCATGCCAACCAGGCCTTGGCGAAAGTCCGCAAGGCCGCGCCCGGCCTGTCCTTGCAGCTGTTCTCTGCGCAGAGCGGCCAGGGTGTGGACACCGCCCGTGAGCAGCTTGATGCCTGGTTCGGTGTCAGCGAGGCCGGCGCCGACGACTGAGCAAAAAAATCCCCGGGCCGAGGGGGCTCGGTCCGGGGCAGGGGCTGGCTGATCGGTTGGGGAGACCGGATCAGCCGGGTCGCTCCAGGGGAGGAGCGGCGAGCGCTGTTGCAGCACTCGATAGATAAGACCCGGCTGGCCGGAATTTAGTTCCCATTCGGACAAAAAAATTTTCACGAGCCTGGCCGTTTGCCAGGGCCATCCGCCTAGTGAGCTTCGTCCCAGTTCTTGCCGTGCCCGGCGTCCACCCTCAGGGGCACTTCCAGCGTTGCCGCGGCCTCCATGCGCTCGACCACGCCTTGCTGCAGCGCATCAAGATCGCTGTCCGCGACTTCGAAAACCAGTTCGTCATGCACCTGCATGATCATGCGGGCATCGAGATCCGCGTTTTCCAGCCAGTCCTCCACCGTCAGCATGGCGCGCTTGATGATGTCCGCGGCGCTGCCCTGCATGGGCGCATTGATGGCGGTGCGTTCGGCATACTGCCGGACCTGGGCGTTGCGGGCGTTGATGTCCGGCAGGTACAGGCGGCGGCCGAACAGCGTTTCGACATAGCCCTTGTCCTTCGCCGACTCGCGGGTGTCGTCCATGTAGCGGCGCACGCCCGGGTAACGATCGAAATAGCGATCCACGTATTCCTGCGCTTCGCCGCGGCTGATACCGAGCTGCTTGGCAAGGCCGAACGCGCTCATGCCGTAGATCAAGCCGAAATTGACGGCCTTGGCGGAACGGCGCTCGTTGTCGCTGACCTCGTCCAGCGGCTTTTCGAGAATCTCGGCCGCGGTGGCGCGGTGAATGTCGCGATCTTCGCGAAACGCTGCCAGCAGGGATTCGTCGCCGGAGAGGTGCGCCATGATCCGCAGTTCGATCTGCGAGTAATCCGCTGCCAGCAGCAGGTGCTTCTCGGGCGCCACAAAGGCCTGGCGAATGCGCCGGCCTTCCTCCGAGCGAATCGGGATGTTCTGCAGGTTCGGGTCGGAGGATGACAGCCGGCCGGTTGCGGCCACCGCCTGGTGGTAGCTGGTATGCACCCTCCCGGTCTCGCCATTGATCATCTCCGGCAGCTTGTCGGTGTAGGTGGATTTAAGCTTCGACAGGCCGCGATGCTCGATGATCAAGGACGGCAGCGCGTAGTCGGGCGCCAGCTCCTGCAGGACGTCCTCGGCCGTCGACGGCTGGCCCTTTGGCGTCTTGCGAATCACCGGCAGGCCCTGTTCCTCGAACAGGATCTGCTGCAATTGCTTGGGCGAACCCAGGTTGAATTCCTTGCCAGCCTCTTCGTATGCCCGCTTTTCGAGATCGGCCATCTTTTCCGCGAGCTCGTGCGACTGGTCGGCAAGCTGCTGGCGGTCGATCAGCACGCCACGATGTTCCATGCGTTCCAGCACCGAGGCGAGCGGAATCTCCAGTTCTTCGTACAGCTCGCGCAGTGTCTTGTCCTTCTCCAGCTGCGGCCACAGGTGCTCATGCAGCCGGAGGGTGATGTCGGCATCCTCGGCGGCATAGGGCGCGGCGATGTCGATGCTGACTTCGTCGAAGCGCTTCTGCTTTTTCCCCTTGCCGGCCACTTCCTCGTACTTGATGTTCTGGTGATCGAGGTGCTTCAGTGCCAGCGTGTCCATGTCGTGGCGGCTGGCTGTCGAATTGAGCACGTAGGATTCCAGCATGGTGTCGTGGGCCAGGCCCTTCAGCTCGATGCCATGGTTGGCCAGCACGTGCATGTCGTACTTGAGGTGATGGCCGAGCTTTTTCACCTGCGGGTCTTCCAGCAGCGTCTTCAGCTCGGACAGGATTTCGTCGCGGTCCAGTTGCTCCGGCGCATCGGCATAGTCATGCGCCAGGGGAACGTAGGCGGCCTTGCCGGCTTCGACAGCAAACGACACGCCGACGATTTCGGCCTCCATGTACTGCAGGGACGTTGTTTCGGTATCGAAGGCAATGAGCTTTGCCTTTTTCAGCTTCTTCAGCCAGGCATCGAAGGCCTTCCGGTCGAGAACGGTCTCGTAATCACCTTCCAACCTGTCGGCAACGGCCGGCTCGGCTGCCCCGGAACCGGAAGCCTCGCCACCGTCGGTCCCTCCCTGGTCAAGCTGTTCAGCCCAGGTGCGGAACTCGAAACGCGCATACATGTCGCGCAGCGTGTCGACGTCCGGTGCCTGCATCTTCAGTTGCTCGGGTGACTCCTCCAGCGCGACATCACAACGAATCGTTGCCAGCTCGCGCGAGAGTTTCAGTTGCTCGATGTTCTCGCGAAGACTCTCGCCGACCTTGCCCTTGATGTCGTCGGCATGCTCGAGCAGCTTGTCGACCGATTCGTATTCGGCCAGCCACTTGGCCGCTGTCTTCGGTCCGACTTTCGGCACGCCGGGAATGTTGTCCGAGCTGTCACCGACCAGCGCGAGGTAATCGATGATCTGCTCCGGCCAGACATCGAATTTTTCCTTCACACCGTCGCGATCCATGCGCTTGTTGGTCATGGTGTTGATCAGCGTGATGTGCGGCTTGACCAGCTGTGCCATGTCCTTGTCACCGGTGGAGACAATGACTTCCTGGCCCTTCTCCGCGGCCGCGATGGCGAGCGTGCCGATCACGTCATCGGCTTCGACACCCTTGACCTGCAGGATGGGAAAGCCCAGCGCTGCAACCAGTTCATGCAGTGGCTCCACCTGCGAGCGCAGCTCGTCCGGCATGGGCGGACGATTGGCCTTGTACTCCTCGAACATTTCGTCGCGGAAAGTCTTGCCCTTGGCGTCGAATACCACCGCAATGTTGTCGCTGCCGAATTCCTTCGGCATGCGCCTGAGCATGTTGGCCACGCCATACAGTGCGCCCGTGGGCTCGCCCTTCGAGGTGGTCAGTGGTGGCAAGGCATGGAAGGCGCGATACAGGTAGGACGAGCCGTCGACCAGCACGAGCGGTTGCCTGGACATTATTCCTCGCCCTCCGCTTCGCCGCTCTCGGTCACCGCTTTGTCGCCGCCGGCTGCACTCGACGTCGAGGTGGCCTTGTCTGCCTCATCCGGGAAATACAGGTCGCCCTTCTGGCCGCAGGCACTGGCAAGCACTGCGAGCAGCAGGAAGACGGGCAAGGACAGGAAGCGTGCAGTGGTTCGCATGACAGGTACCTGCAAGAGAAAAGGATTTGCGGCAGTATAAAGCAGGCCATGCAGCAACCCCACCGTGCGGAGGAACACCATGAACCAGCTACCTGCCACCAGTGATGTCATCGGGCTTGGCCCTGTCTGGCTGCTCGTGCTCGGCCTGTTGCTGGGTCTCGGCCTGTTCCTGGCGGTCACCGGTATCCGCAATTTCTTCAAGGGTCGTTTCTTTCGCGGGCCGCTGCGCAGTGCCGTCGGTGTCGCCTTCGGCGGCCTGGCGGTCGGTCTTGGCGGTGTCGGCCTGAACTTCCACACCTACTCGCGCTTGAACTACGAAGAGCCGGTGGCGACCATCGAATTCCAGCAGATCGACGCCCGCCAGTACCAGGCGCTGCTGCGAAGGGACAGCGGCGAGGACCAGGCCTACGGTTTGCTGGGCAACCAGTTCCAGGTCGATGCCCGTGTCCTGAAATGGACGGGCATGGGATCCATGCTGGGCCTGGATCCGCAGTACCGCCTCGAGCGCCTGTCCGGGCGATATGCCAGTCCGGGCGACGAGCAGACCGCGCCACGCTCCATCTATGGTCTGGGTGGTATCGAAAAGGGCATCAACGTTGCGAAGTGGGCAGAACGCAGCGGCCCTTACCTGCCGTTCATCGACACCGTCTATGGCAGCGCCGCCTACATGCCGATGGCAGATGGCGCGCGTTACCAGATTCTGATTACCGAGGATGGCTTGCTGGCAAGGCCTGCGAATGCGCCTGCGCGCGCTGCCGTGCAACGCTGGCAGTGAGCTCAGTCGTCCAGCAGCAGGTCGACGTAATGGAAACGGCTGTCCCGCGTCACGCTCTCGCCGCGGCGAACCCGCAGCGGTTGCCGAAAGATCGGCCCGGCTTCGATGCAGCTGTGGAACTCGCCATTTTCCCCGCAAGGGTCGACACCGGCCGGCAGGTCCGCCAGCAGGGCTGAATCGAAATCACGGCCGGCGAAATGCGCCGGCAGCTGGCTTCCGTCCACGCAAGAAAGCTTCGCCTTGAATCCCTCGCGAATCAAATGTCGGGCCAGTTGCCGGGTGTCACTGCCGAACAGCGGGAACACGCCCTCCATGCCGACCCTGGCCAGTTGTGCAATCCGGTAGTCGCGAACGTCCTCGAGAAACAGGTCACCGAACGCGACGTGATGCACGCCTTTCGCCTGCCAGCGCAGCATGGCCTCACGCATGACGGCTTCGTAGGCGCTGTTGTCGGGTGCGACCGGCAGCCACAGCTTGTCCAATGGCAGGCCCAGTGCCGCTGCCTGTGCATCCAGCACGTCCTCCCGCACGCCATGCATGACAATGCGGCGGTAATCGCGGTTCAGGGTGGTCAGCAGCGCCACGACCTCATAGCGCGGATCCTGCTGCAGTGCATGCAGGGTCATCGCGGCGTCCTTGCCACCGCTCCAGGAAAGTATCAGGGGTATCGGCATCGGCGCATCTTGCCACTGGCTGCTGTCGTTCGCCAAGGGCTGCGTCGTGCCGGAAAAAAGAAAGCCCGCCGGTTGGGCGGGCTAATCCTCCAGGAGCTTGGAGGGCAGGGGATCTACATGAAAATCTCGTGTCCTGTGGCGATGGCGTGGCCCGGGTAGCGGCCCTAATCCGCTTGGCCCGGGCGCCCTTCGCAGGAGGTACGATTGCAGTATCCCTGCGCAGGGCGCAGGAATTGTCCGGAAACTGTGCAGGGAAACGTGAGCTTGGATGGGTTGCGGGCATGAAAAACCCGCCAGGATCAGTGCTCCGGGCGGGTTGTCAGGTCTTGCCGGGTCCGGCGTCAGGAGTCGTTTTCCTCGCCACTTTCCCGCGGTCCGCGGCGCTGCTGCCGCTCGTTGCGGGGGCCGCGCGGGCCGTCCGGGCGCAGCTCGCCGCGCGTCAGGACACCGTCATTATTGGCGTCGCGACGGGCAAAGCCCTGGTCGGAGCGTGCATTGAATTCCTCCTGGCTCACGACGCCATCACCGTTCTCGTCGAGACGGTCGATCTGCATGTCGGCCATGCGCTGCAGTCGCTCCTCGGCGCGCTCGCGGGCCTGCGCCAGGATATCCTCGCGGCTGACCTCGCCATTGCCATCGGTATCGATGGCGGCAAAGCGGCGGGCTTGCACGGCATCGACTTCGGTCTTGCTGATTTCGCCGTCCTTGTTGGCATCGACCTGCCGGAGCAGGGGGTGCGGCTTCCCGTCCGGGCGCATGTTCTCGGCCTTGCCGTCATGCGGGCCCTTGCCGGGATCGGCCGAGGCGGTAACGCTGAATGCGGTGGCCAGCGCCACGAGGATCAGGGTTTGCTTGTTCATGGTCTTCTCCCGTTGTTTCGAAAACCTGCGCTGAGCATAGGCTGCCGGCACGGCCCAATTGCAGTGCCGGGGTGGAGAAACCATGAAGCTCGCCGTGGCGGCCGGATCAGATGTCGAGCTTGTAACCGACGCCGTAAATGGAACGAATGATGTCCTCGCCCATGCCGGCATCGACCAGCTTGCGGCGCAGGTTCTTGACATGCGAGTCCACGGTGCGATCGGCCACGACCCGATGGTCTTCATAGATGTGGTCAAGCAACTTGTCGCGCGAGAACACGCGCCCCGGGCTTTCGACCAGGGTCGCCAGGAGGCGGAACTCGACCGGTGTCAGTTCCAGCTCCTTGTCGTTGCACCGCGCGGTGTAGGAATCGCGATCAACCGTGATCGGCAGGTTGGAGGTGTCGCCGCCGCGTTCGATGCGTCGCAGCACGGCCTTCAGGCGGGCGACCACTTCGCGCGGTGAATAGGGCTTGCAGATGTAGTCGTCGGCGCCGAGTTCCAGGCCGAGCAGGCGATCGATTTCCTCGACGCGCGCCGTGACCATCAGGATCGGCAGCTGCGAGAACTGGCGGATCTCGCGGCAGATCTCCATGCCGTCGCCGCCCGGCAGCATGAGGTCGAGCAGCATGGCGGCCGGTGGATTCTCGCGCACGCTGTCCACCACGGTGTCACCGCGATCGATGATCCGCGGTTCGTAACCCGCAGCCTTGAGGTAATCGGCCAGCAGCTTCGCCAGCTTCTCTTCGTCCTCCACGATCAGGATGTCTTTTGCTTCGCTCATGTCCGTTTCCTCTTCATTCAGCGGTATGGGGTTGCTGCGACCGCCGGTCAGTCGGTGTTGAAACCGGTGGTGCCGGGCCGATCGGCCCGTGGCAATCGAATTTGCATGCACAGCCCGCCCAGCGGCGAGTGGCTCGCGACGATGCTGCCTTCGTGGGCCTCGACGATCTTGCGCACGATGGCGAGCCCGAGCCCGCTGCCACCGGAAGCGCGATTGCGCGAGCCTTCGGCGCGGTAGAGTCGGTCGAACAGGCGCTCCATGGCGGTTTCGTCGACCCCGGGCTCGGAGTCATCGATATTCAACAGCCATTCGTCATCCGATTTTCCCAGGCTGACACGTACCAGGCCGGGTGCGTCCGTGTAGCGCAGGGAATTGACGAACAGGTTGGTCAGCAACTGGTCGAAGCGCTCCGGATCCAGCGAGGCGGTGGCAATGGCGTCCTCGTGTTCGAACTCGATGCGGATTCCCGCATCCTCCATGCGCCCGGCAACGCTCTCGATGGCGGCATCCACCAGCGTCACCAGGTTGCAGTCACGACGGCGGTAACTCAAGGCGCCCGCATCCGACAGCGCCAGCGAGTTGAGATCGGTGATCAGCGTCGAAAGGCGACTGACCTCGTTCTGCAATGACGCCAGCGTTTCCTCGTTCATTTCCCGCACGCCATCCATGACGGCGTCCAGTTCGGCGCGCAACACCGCCAGCGGTGTGCGCAGCTCGTGAGCAATGTCGGCGGTCAGTTCGCGCCGCAGGCGTTCGTTCTGCTCCAGCGTGGCGGCGAGTGAATTGAAATCCTTCGCCAGCTGGCCGAACTCGTCACTCCGTCGAATGTCGACCCGCGATTTGAAGTTGCCGCGGGTCAGTTGGTGGGTGGCGCGACCAAGCCGCTTTACGGGTGCGAGGAACAGGCGAGCCAGCAGCAAGGCGGCAATGGCGGCAATCACCAGCGCCGTGCCGGCCTGTACGGGCAGGGCACGCGCCTGCCGTTGCTGGAACTCGCGGTCGACCACGTCGGTCAGTTGCTGCGAGGGCGAGATCACGAGGTAACCGACGACATCGTCGAAGCGCCGGATCGGATAGACCGTGGCGTCGTCGGCCGGGTCGGCCTTGCC
This genomic window from Gammaproteobacteria bacterium contains:
- a CDS encoding ATP-binding protein, producing the protein MPIPLILSWSGGKDAAMTLHALQQDPRYEVVALLTTLNRDYRRIVMHGVREDVLDAQAAALGLPLDKLWLPVAPDNSAYEAVMREAMLRWQAKGVHHVAFGDLFLEDVRDYRIAQLARVGMEGVFPLFGSDTRQLARHLIREGFKAKLSCVDGSQLPAHFAGRDFDSALLADLPAGVDPCGENGEFHSCIEAGPIFRQPLRVRRGESVTRDSRFHYVDLLLDD
- a CDS encoding ATP-binding protein codes for the protein MRIGITAKLFLAILTVNVILIGGLTYSARQGLESGFLNYVNKVEAKRLEPLVGSLARSYERYGGWGFLRRDYLEWSRLLRNFETSQISTLPFNLWVGGDAPDYEARLTLLDERKRRILGKADPADDATVYPIRRFDDVVGYLVISPSQQLTDVVDREFQQRQARALPVQAGTALVIAAIAALLLARLFLAPVKRLGRATHQLTRGNFKSRVDIRRSDEFGQLAKDFNSLAATLEQNERLRRELTADIAHELRTPLAVLRAELDAVMDGVREMNEETLASLQNEVSRLSTLITDLNSLALSDAGALSYRRRDCNLVTLVDAAIESVAGRMEDAGIRIEFEHEDAIATASLDPERFDQLLTNLFVNSLRYTDAPGLVRVSLGKSDDEWLLNIDDSEPGVDETAMERLFDRLYRAEGSRNRASGGSGLGLAIVRKIVEAHEGSIVASHSPLGGLCMQIRLPRADRPGTTGFNTD
- a CDS encoding lipoprotein; the encoded protein is MRTTARFLSLPVFLLLAVLASACGQKGDLYFPDEADKATSTSSAAGGDKAVTESGEAEGEE
- a CDS encoding EF-hand domain-containing protein; its protein translation is MNKQTLILVALATAFSVTASADPGKGPHDGKAENMRPDGKPHPLLRQVDANKDGEISKTEVDAVQARRFAAIDTDGNGEVSREDILAQARERAEERLQRMADMQIDRLDENGDGVVSQEEFNARSDQGFARRDANNDGVLTRGELRPDGPRGPRNERQQRRGPRESGEENDS
- the polA gene encoding DNA polymerase I, with product MSRQPLVLVDGSSYLYRAFHALPPLTTSKGEPTGALYGVANMLRRMPKEFGSDNIAVVFDAKGKTFRDEMFEEYKANRPPMPDELRSQVEPLHELVAALGFPILQVKGVEADDVIGTLAIAAAEKGQEVIVSTGDKDMAQLVKPHITLINTMTNKRMDRDGVKEKFDVWPEQIIDYLALVGDSSDNIPGVPKVGPKTAAKWLAEYESVDKLLEHADDIKGKVGESLRENIEQLKLSRELATIRCDVALEESPEQLKMQAPDVDTLRDMYARFEFRTWAEQLDQGGTDGGEASGSGAAEPAVADRLEGDYETVLDRKAFDAWLKKLKKAKLIAFDTETTSLQYMEAEIVGVSFAVEAGKAAYVPLAHDYADAPEQLDRDEILSELKTLLEDPQVKKLGHHLKYDMHVLANHGIELKGLAHDTMLESYVLNSTASRHDMDTLALKHLDHQNIKYEEVAGKGKKQKRFDEVSIDIAAPYAAEDADITLRLHEHLWPQLEKDKTLRELYEELEIPLASVLERMEHRGVLIDRQQLADQSHELAEKMADLEKRAYEEAGKEFNLGSPKQLQQILFEEQGLPVIRKTPKGQPSTAEDVLQELAPDYALPSLIIEHRGLSKLKSTYTDKLPEMINGETGRVHTSYHQAVAATGRLSSSDPNLQNIPIRSEEGRRIRQAFVAPEKHLLLAADYSQIELRIMAHLSGDESLLAAFREDRDIHRATAAEILEKPLDEVSDNERRSAKAVNFGLIYGMSAFGLAKQLGISRGEAQEYVDRYFDRYPGVRRYMDDTRESAKDKGYVETLFGRRLYLPDINARNAQVRQYAERTAINAPMQGSAADIIKRAMLTVEDWLENADLDARMIMQVHDELVFEVADSDLDALQQGVVERMEAAATLEVPLRVDAGHGKNWDEAH
- the yihA gene encoding ribosome biogenesis GTP-binding protein YihA/YsxC, which encodes MLDYRHTRFLTSANGREGFPAPVGPEIAFAGRSNAGKSSAINKITGVNGLARTSKTPGRTQLINFFQVDDTRRLVDLPGYGFAKVPDKVQAHWRGLMEGYLGEREPLAGIILIMDIRHPLKPFDEQMLDWAEFSGIPVHALLTKADKLTRNHANQALAKVRKAAPGLSLQLFSAQSGQGVDTAREQLDAWFGVSEAGADD
- a CDS encoding response regulator, with product MSEAKDILIVEDEEKLAKLLADYLKAAGYEPRIIDRGDTVVDSVRENPPAAMLLDLMLPGGDGMEICREIRQFSQLPILMVTARVEEIDRLLGLELGADDYICKPYSPREVVARLKAVLRRIERGGDTSNLPITVDRDSYTARCNDKELELTPVEFRLLATLVESPGRVFSRDKLLDHIYEDHRVVADRTVDSHVKNLRRKLVDAGMGEDIIRSIYGVGYKLDI